The window ggGCAGACTGATCTTTGGCcactcaaacggtcataactttttctctaaaataggtattgatgatccgtaaaaagttctgaaaagtcgactcttctagctttccattgatatatggcacatctcctggatcattgtgagctgatcacaatcttctgtcgaagttgactgataATTTCTGAcaaattttctgatttctttccttgcacaacatgaattcattttccttcaagatttctcctctttcgtctcttttgggctccttggctttatttatgaccaaaaaaacacaaacttagttaatatgaatattgttaaaggaattacatagctaaatagggtcggaaatacattataaacgtaacactttgtgctcctatcagaTGACACCATATACCTCAAGAGCCCCTTCACCAGCCCTGCAACAATTGACATATCCAAATAAGCCATGAGATGGGAGAAGCCACCTCGATCTCAGCCTGAGATAAGAAAAACTTAAAAGGAAACAAGTAGGGGATAGAGAAACAAGATTTGTCCGCAAAATTTACGGATACAAATTTACCAATCATCTTTATTTGCTCACCAAAGTGCTCATCCTCTTAGTTTATTGACACGTATCTCTTTAAATTGTTTAACTTAACTTTATCCTTGATAATAAAATGGACATATGTCAATAGATTAAAAGAATAGATATTTTGGTGGCAAATAAATATGATCAGTAAATTTGTATCATAAAATTACCGAATTTTTTCGTCAATCTCaaaagtttctattttgacTCTCGTACTCCaacgaaaaagaaagaaggaaaagggtCAGACCTTTCATATTTCCAGGGCAACTACGATTCTTATTCCCGGTGACTCAACACATTCCCACAATTTCCACGCTCTCAGTCTCTGTATATAATAAACACACTCAACGAGTCTCTCTGACCAGTGAGTCTTTACTCTTTAACCCATCAAAAGAAAGTAGTAGACACAGTTGCTCAAAAATGGCTTCCTCTAGCTCTGCTCTCAGAACTATCCCTTCCTCTTCCATGAAACTAGCCAACCCAAAATCACTCACTCACTCCCCAACAAACTCACTCCTACCCTTCAAGCTCCGAAacccaccaccatcatcatctctGAAACTGAACTCAATCTTTTCACTGCCCCAAAGATCATTCACTTGCAAAAGCCAGAGCAGCCCCTCATCGGAGACTGAACGATCCAGTGAGTACACTTTACCACCAGTTTAGTAGTTTTGCTTTGTCCTTCCTGATTGTGACCCTTTTGgtctttctgtttttgatgattttgcaGCCAAAGTTCAGGAACTTAATGTGTATGAGATCAATGAGAGGGATCGTGGGAGCCCTGCTTTTCTGAAATTGAGTCAAAAACCTGTCAACTCCCTCGGCGATCTCGTCCCCTTCAGTAACAAAGTAAAGTTCtttaaccttttctttttgtaaattGTAGAAAATTTATTGTTAGCTTTGATTCTTAGATGATCGTTAACTATATTTTGGGTTaaagtttcaatttttatacCGTTTACCaataattaagttaatttGGTATATTTAAACGATCACAATCCCCTGACacattttgtcaaattttgtcaATTTGGTCACCATAGTTGAATTTGGTCAAATCAGCTTTAAAACACCCACAAGCAACATCTCAGGTCCAATAGAAAGTCTGAAATCTGTGTTCTTCAATAGCTGTATAATGTTGTTCAATTTCTGAACATGTTTTAGTACCTTGGTTAATCTTATTCAAGCTTTTCATATAGTTATCAATATTTTGATCGAATATGTCTCAATGTTTTCCTATCCTTCTGATATTTCAGCTAGCTTCAATGTCTTGTGATATCTGTCCTAGAATAGTAGAATCCTGTGGCATTCTGTTTCTGCTTCCAGAGTTTATTGATTGGGATATTTTAGTGGCTCTTAAGTTTGTATGATAATTAGTACAATATTGCTCCAAAGATGTGCTCTTTTATAGGGTCACTTGTTGTTTACCCTGCACTCATGGGATTGACATGTGAAATTATTTAGGGTCACTTGTTGATTCCTATCATTATTTACATTAATtgttacaaaaagaaaatgtgactttttctcaattttcaattctttgttCCTACTTTTTTATCACATGTATGTCCTGACTAATGTTCTATGTCTCAATTATTAGTTGTACACTGGGGACCTGCAAAAGCGAATTGGAATAACTGCTGGAATATGTGTTCTGATTGAAaacaaaccagaaaagaaaggtgATCGCTATGAGGCGATCTACAGCTTCTACTTTGGGGACTATGGGCACATTGCGGTTCAGGGGTCCTATCTAACCTACGAGGACACTTATCTTGCTGTTACTGGGGGGTCTGGAGTCTTCGAGGGTGCTTACGGCCAGGTGAAGCTGCAGCAGCTTATTTTCCCCTTCAAGCTCTTCTACACATTTTACCTTAAGGGCATTAAGGAGGACCTTCCCAATGAGCTTCTTGGAAAGCCAGTGGAGCCCCACCCCGGTGTTGAGCCTAGCCCAGCTGCCAAGGCCTGTGAACCTCATGCCA is drawn from Fragaria vesca subsp. vesca unplaced genomic scaffold, FraVesHawaii_1.0 scf0512954, whole genome shotgun sequence and contains these coding sequences:
- the LOC101311343 gene encoding allene oxide cyclase 4, chloroplastic-like, with the translated sequence MASSSSALRTIPSSSMKLANPKSLTHSPTNSLLPFKLRNPPPSSSLKLNSIFSLPQRSFTCKSQSSPSSETERSTKVQELNVYEINERDRGSPAFLKLSQKPVNSLGDLVPFSNKLYTGDLQKRIGITAGICVLIENKPEKKGDRYEAIYSFYFGDYGHIAVQGSYLTYEDTYLAVTGGSGVFEGAYGQVKLQQLIFPFKLFYTFYLKGIKEDLPNELLGKPVEPHPGVEPSPAAKACEPHATIANFTN